A section of the Prochlorococcus sp. MIT 1341 genome encodes:
- a CDS encoding PBP1A family penicillin-binding protein gives MKKNRRNLLVLIGTSLSIGCIFSVLENLASGAMDSILPEVKGLGEIRRPGTITLLSSNGKIIQKQGPVTRERIGDQTIPIILKKAFIASEDRRFYKHNGVDVWGISRALIKNLIKGSVQEGGSTITQQLARTIFLSQDRTLARKVKEAALAYKIERQLSKDKILEQYLDNVYLGSGAYGVADAAWIYFSKKPEVLSLSEAALIAGLPPAPSLYSPLVNPRKALKRRSIVLNRMQMAGFIDPLEAKTANQEPLNLKPAVPKYYNSAAPFFTSWVEKEIPKVLTKEQIELGGLKIVTSLNLDWQKEAEKAIRNYSPGETEGSLVSIEPNTGLIKVMVGGKNFRDTQFNRATQALRSPGSTFKLFPYLAALRYGLIPEDKIIDTPICWYGYCPKNFNNKYMGEVTLSESLKHSLNTVSVQLLAKVGFKNVIDIANKLGIGNKRKLGRYYPLAIGAYEQTLLEMTSAYAAITNRGIFIKPMAFQEIRGPNNNILWSLKKHGNKGNRAVSQDIADTMNWMLQEVVRSGTGIAATLKNRPVAGKTGTSEGGRDLWFIGSIPQLTTGVWFGHDDNRETKSGSGEAAWVWKKFMSEIESNLQIINFPRKPSKYINRAPKSGILITPSKGPKPSLGNRN, from the coding sequence ATAAAGAAAAACAGGCGAAATTTGCTTGTTTTAATAGGGACATCACTATCTATAGGTTGTATTTTTTCTGTTCTAGAAAATCTTGCAAGTGGTGCAATGGATTCGATATTGCCGGAGGTAAAAGGCTTAGGTGAGATAAGAAGACCAGGAACAATTACACTACTTTCTAGCAATGGAAAAATAATACAAAAACAAGGTCCCGTAACTCGCGAAAGGATAGGGGATCAGACAATTCCGATTATATTAAAAAAAGCCTTTATAGCTTCAGAAGACAGAAGATTTTATAAGCATAATGGAGTAGATGTCTGGGGTATATCAAGAGCCTTAATTAAAAATCTAATCAAAGGATCTGTCCAAGAAGGGGGAAGTACAATAACTCAACAACTTGCCAGAACTATTTTTCTTAGTCAAGACAGAACGCTTGCAAGAAAGGTAAAAGAAGCAGCTCTTGCTTATAAAATAGAACGTCAACTTAGCAAGGATAAGATCCTTGAACAGTATCTAGATAATGTCTATCTTGGATCAGGTGCATATGGCGTTGCTGACGCAGCTTGGATTTATTTTTCAAAAAAACCTGAAGTACTGTCACTATCCGAAGCAGCTCTAATAGCAGGGCTACCACCCGCCCCATCACTATATTCACCACTAGTCAACCCAAGAAAAGCACTAAAACGACGGTCTATTGTTCTAAATAGAATGCAAATGGCAGGGTTTATTGATCCATTAGAGGCAAAAACTGCAAACCAAGAGCCCCTTAATTTAAAACCAGCAGTACCAAAATATTACAACAGTGCTGCGCCATTTTTCACCAGTTGGGTTGAGAAAGAAATCCCAAAAGTCTTAACCAAGGAGCAAATAGAACTAGGAGGGTTAAAGATAGTAACTAGTTTAAACTTAGATTGGCAAAAGGAAGCAGAAAAAGCAATACGAAATTATAGTCCTGGAGAAACTGAAGGTTCTCTTGTGTCTATTGAACCGAATACTGGATTAATTAAAGTAATGGTTGGTGGTAAAAATTTTAGAGATACACAATTCAATAGAGCAACACAAGCGCTGCGCTCACCAGGGTCAACATTCAAGCTTTTTCCATATCTAGCTGCTTTGAGGTATGGCCTAATACCAGAAGACAAAATAATTGACACACCTATTTGCTGGTATGGATATTGCCCCAAAAATTTTAACAACAAATACATGGGAGAAGTTACTCTTTCCGAATCATTAAAACACTCACTTAACACTGTTTCTGTACAGCTATTAGCCAAGGTTGGTTTTAAAAATGTAATTGATATTGCCAACAAATTAGGAATAGGAAATAAGAGAAAGTTAGGAAGATATTACCCTCTAGCGATTGGGGCATATGAGCAAACCCTACTTGAAATGACCTCAGCATATGCGGCCATAACAAATAGAGGTATATTCATAAAGCCAATGGCATTTCAGGAAATAAGAGGGCCAAATAACAATATTTTATGGAGTCTTAAAAAACACGGAAATAAAGGAAATCGTGCTGTATCTCAAGACATTGCTGATACGATGAATTGGATGTTGCAAGAAGTAGTACGTAGCGGAACTGGTATCGCAGCAACTCTAAAAAATAGGCCTGTTGCTGGAAAAACCGGAACATCGGAAGGAGGCAGAGATTTATGGTTTATAGGTTCAATTCCCCAACTTACAACTGGAGTTTGGTTTGGACATGATGACAATCGAGAAACAAAAAGTGGCAGCGGAGAGGCTGCATGGGTATGGAAAAAATTCATGTCAGAAATCGAATCCAACTTGCAAATAATTAACTTTCCCAGAAAACCATCAAAGTATATTAATAGAGCCCCAAAAAGTGGAATATTAATCACACCAAGCAAAGGCCCAAAACCAAGTCTTGGTAATAGAAATTA